In Stanieria sp. NIES-3757, the DNA window TAAAATTTTGTGAGGTAAAAACAAAGAAGGAAAAACGAAAAGCAACAGCAACAAAAAATGAATTAACACGAAATCAATTAAAAATTTGCTCCCAGAATCAACTCAAATACAGGTATGTGCTAGCTGATAGTTGGTTTTCCTCGAAGGAAAATATGGCTTTTATCTGTCAGGATTTAGATAAGCACTTGATCATGGCTCTCAAAAGCAATCGTACCGTAGCCTTGAGTGAAGAAAACAAAAAACAGGGTTGTTTTACCAGAATTGATGAACTCAACTGGTCAGAACAGATCTCAGTCAGAGGATGGCTTAAAGGACTGGACTTTCCTGTTCTCATCTATCGTCAAGTCTTTAAAAACCAAGATGGCAGTACTGGTATTTTGTATTTGGCTTGTAGTGATTTAAACTGTAATGTCCCTCAAATAGAAGCAATCTACCAAAAACGGTGGAACGTGGAAGTCTTTCATAAAACGCTCAAGTCTAATACTGGTTTAGCTAAGTCCCCAACTAAATGTCTTCGTACTCAAGGAAACCATATCTTTATGTCTATCTATGCTGCATTTCAATTAGAGTGTCTGAAATTGAAACACAAGATGAACCATTTTGCTTTGCGCAGTACTATTTATGTCAAAGCTTTGCAACAAGCTATGTGTGAATTACATTTACTCAAGAGTGCGTAACATCAGTTACTAAGTTATCCTGTACGTTTTCTCAATCGATTTGTGCCTTATGGTATTGCAGCCAGCATAGTTTTCTTATTCAGCTTGTTAATAATTGCTATTTTTACAGTAACACTTGGTTTAAAAATCCTATCTCAAGGACAACAATTAATTGATAATATTATTAATTCTTTAAATTCTTTATCTCCTCTGTTTACTCAAATAGAAACATTTTTACGTGAGCGAAATCTTCAAGTTGATTTAAGTTTAGTTAGGGAAACAATTAGAGAACAAATTCTTACAGGGATTGGCTATATAATTAATAATTTACAAGGTTTTGTGACTAATTTAATAACCTTAATAATATTTGATAACTTGTATTGTGTTACAGCAAATCCAAGATAATTTAATTTCACCGCGAATTATGGAAAATACAGTTCACATTAGCCCAGTTATAGTGTTTTTATCACTGTTAATTGGAGCTAGAGTAGCAGGCTTGTTGGGTATTTTTCTTGCTGTTCCAATTGCTGGAGTAATTGTTAGTTGGTTAGAAATCGATGAAATCAAAGCAGAATAATTAAGAGCGATCGCGGTTGCGTCGAGATCGCGTTAAAAAAATTAATTCAACTAAATTTTATTCAAGCTATTGCTTTCTTTGGCGAGTGTGTCCAATTCTCAAATTAAAAATCATAATTAAGATTTTCCTTTCTTAAGAATAGACAGTAAGCATTGAACCTAGTCACCGTGATAATCAAGACAGTTTTATTGCTTTTGAACAGAATGATCGTACCAATCTCAATCTAGGTAAAAATTTTAGTTACAATCTGTGTCAACTTAATTTGTCTTGTGAGGGGAAAACAGCAAAATGAATATCTATCGCTGCAAGTCTTTGGTTGGATTTACCTTAACTTTAACCATTCTGAGTTCTTTAACTACTGCTTGTCAAAATACTAATTCTGGGGGAGAAACTGGAGGCACTACGGGTCAAACTAGTGGTAAAGGATTAAAACTAGGAACTTTAGTTCCAGTCACAGGTGACTTATCTTCAGTTGGAAAAAAT includes these proteins:
- a CDS encoding transposase IS4 family protein, which encodes MLRKSYNTRMDKKLLELYSDYIISSFGQITATGLSRVLEGSISHDKITRFLSAKDLESRELWKLVKPVVREYEQEDGVLIVDDTIEKKPHTQENELVCWHHDHQENRSVKGINIINYVYSVEDISLPIGFDVVKKSIKFCEVKTKKEKRKATATKNELTRNQLKICSQNQLKYRYVLADSWFSSKENMAFICQDLDKHLIMALKSNRTVALSEENKKQGCFTRIDELNWSEQISVRGWLKGLDFPVLIYRQVFKNQDGSTGILYLACSDLNCNVPQIEAIYQKRWNVEVFHKTLKSNTGLAKSPTKCLRTQGNHIFMSIYAAFQLECLKLKHKMNHFALRSTIYVKALQQAMCELHLLKSA